The nucleotide window TTAATGAATGACGTGACATATTCCGAGTATGGAACAATGTACTCAATTAGAGCAGGCCTTTTTACCTGTAGAATTCTAAGAACCAGCTATGGGTCTATTCTGAGGTCGTCCCAAGGTCATAGATCTCCTGAATCCCTTTCAGTTTCTTCTCAAAGTCGATGTTCAGGTCGATCAACTTGCCTGTTTTGATGTCGAAAACCCAACCGTGAACGATCGGGTAACCCGTGGTGAGGAACGCTTTCTGCACCACGGCTGTTTTTATCACATTCACGCATTGCTCCTCCACGTTCAGTTCCACCAAGCGATTGTAGCGTTCGCCCTCATCTGAAATGGCGTTCAGTTCATCTTTATGCAATCGATAAACATCGCGGATGTTGCGGAGCCACGGGTTCAAGATTCCGAGGTCGGCAGCTTGCATGGCGGCTTTCACACCACCACAGAAGTAATGGCCGCAGACCACCACATGCTTCACTTGCAAATGCTTCACCGCATACTCGATCACCGAAGCAGAACTCGCATCGTTATTCGGCACCAGATTCGCCACATTTCGGTGCACGAACATATCGCCAGGTTCAACACCTGTCATGTCTTCGGCCGTTACACGACTATCGCTGCAACCGATGTAAAGAATATCTGGATTCTGGCCTTTTGAGAGATGTTCGAAGAAATCAGCATCGGTGGCTTTTTTATCCTCAATCCATTTCTGGTTGTTCTTGAATACATCTTCGTACACGCTCATAGTCTTCTGTTTGGATGGTTATTTCAACGGTTCCCACCAGTTGGTGGATGGTTCATCTCCAAAAATGACGATTTCTCCAATGCGAGGTGTGGAAATTGTTTGGTTTTTGACCTCTGCTTCCTTGGTGAAACGCTCAATGCTCTCCTTCCAAGGATGAAGCGCCAACGCAAAACCACCCCAATGCACGGGAACTGCCACATTCACTTTCGCATCATTTGCTGCCTGAACGGCTTCTTCGGGGTACATGTGAATGGCATGCCAACGCTCGTTGTACTGACCATTCTCCATAAAACCCCAATCGAACGGACCGTATTTCTCGCCAACTTCGTTGAAGTGATGCTGATAGCCGCCATCGCCACTCCAATAAACCCGATGGTTTTCGCTGATGAAGACCCAACCGCCCCAAAGTGATTGCGCACGGTCGAATGGCCCACGGCCTGAGAAATGGCGCGAAGGCGTGTAAGCAATTTTGATTCCATCAAACTCCAACTCTTGCCACCAATCGAATTCAGATATCTGCTCCGCAGGAACTTTCCAACGCTCCAAGTGGCGACCGATTCCCAGCCCCACAAACCATTTATCCACTTTTGGCATCAGCTTGCGAACGCTTTTCAGATCGATGTGGTCGTAATGATCGTGTGTAAAAAGTACCGCGTCAATTTTCGGAAGCGTGTCGATCACATCCAATGAATTCTCCGAAAAGCGTTTCGTTTTCATGGGTGCTGGAGGCGATGCATCTGGTCCAAACATCGGGTCGATGAGCAGGTTTTTACCGTTCAGTTGGAGCAGAAGAACGGAATGTCCATACCACACGAATTTTGGTTTTTCAGGTTTAGCGTTCCATTTCTTTTCATCAAAAGAAATGATTGGAATGGGTTTTTCAGGAGTACGTAAATGGCGGTCTTTGAACTGTGCACGGATAAGCCCTGGAATCGTTTTCAGGTTCACGTCCATCACCGTTTCGGTCAGGTTTTCAAACACCTTTCCGTTCCAGTGTTTGGAGCGTGCGTATTGCTTTTTGTGCTTCTTTCTGATTCTTGCTCCGAACTGCGGACTGAAAATCAACAGAACCAGAAGAACGGGCGAGAATTTGAGAAAAGTGAGGGCGATGGAGAGCATTGGCCTGGGTCGAAGTTACTCTTAACCCCAATAAATACGCACAGCCATCAAATTGTTCTCAACGAATTATTGCATAAAACTGAACGTCTTGCCTTGGTAGCGGTCCAGTTTAACGAGCTTATGAAAGTTGCTCAGCATACGGAAAGGGCTTTCTTCAATGACCGTATTGGCAACCCAAGCAGGTACGCTTCCGCCCGAATCACCCAAATAATAGTACTCCAGCTGCGTGTGGGTGGCATCCAATCGTTTGAACTTCCATGTTCCCTTGCCTTTGTTCAATCGTACAAACCCATCCTGCTCTGGATATTCTCCAGGAACCATTTTGGCTTCGATGACCACCATGTTCTGGCTGGCATCGTAAGAATACTGCAATCCAAACGCTCCATCGCGATCCGTTACAGGCCAAGGTGCCTTCAGTTGCAAGTAATGAATCTGCGAATTGGCATCTTGCTTCACCTTCTCAACCTTCTGACAATCAGGAAACAATTCTCCTAAATGCTCAATATCTCTGAGGACGGCAATGCAGGTTTCCAACGAAGCATTGAACGTGGTTTCTGCACGCACGGCCTTGATGGAATAGCCTTCCTCGTGGCGCGTGTACAGCTTGATTCCTTCCTTGTCCTTCTTAAGCTCCCAGTCGCCAGCATTCACGGGCAGAAACGCCACAAGCAACAGAACCGATAGTATTTTCATTGTGTATGGATGAACCGTTCAATTTCCACGGGAAAGTTAGTGTATTCCAATTCATGCACCTTCGCTGCAATGCTTTCGGGCGTATCACTTTCCAAAACTTTGCAACGTGCTTGAAAAAGCATGCGGCCCTTGTCGTATTCCTCGTTCACCAAATGGATGGAAATGCCCGTTTCGGCTTCGCCAGATTCCTTCACTGCACGATGAACATTTATACCATACATTCCTTTTCCACCGAACTTTGGCAGCAAGGCTGGATGAATGTTGATGATGCGGTCAGGAAACGCTTTCAGTAGATTATCGGGTACTTTCCAAAGAAAACCAGCCAATACAACATAATCGATTTTATCCGCTTGAAGTTTCTCAACCACGTCATTGGTTTCGTAAAACGCACCACGGTTGAATGCGAAGGTCTCAACTCCCAGATCTTTTGCCTTTTCCAGTACAGGCGCATCGACTTTATTCGAAAGAACAAGTGCCACTTCAATGCTGGAATGCCCCTTGAAATATTCAATGATGCGAACCGTATTGGTTCCTGTTCCCGAAGCAAAAATGGCAATGCGGTGCATGTGGCAAATATAACCTGCTGCTTATTCCACTACCCGAAAAGCTGCGCAAAAACGTCATTCACTTTTGCCACGGCTATCACCTGAATTTGCTTGTTCTTCATAACGTTGGCATCGGCATTTCGCTTGGAGATGAAAATGCGTTTCATACCCATTTTGGCGGCCTCTTCAATACGTTGCTCAATACGGTTCACGGGACGGATTTCTCCGCTCAATCCAACCTCTGCAGCGAAGCAATTATCGGGTTGAATGGGAAGGTCGGCATTGGAAGAAAGGATGGCGCAGATGACACCAAGATCCAACGCGGGATCATCAACCTTCAATCCTCCTGTTATGTTAAGGAAAACGTCTTTGGAACCGAGATTGAACCCGCAGCGCTTTTCAAGAACGGCCAAAAGCATGTTCAATCTTCGTATGTCGAAACCTGTGGCGGAGCGTTGCGGTGTGCCGTAAACGGCAGAACTGACCAACGCCTGCGTTTCTATCAGCATGGGACGAATGCCTTCCAATGTAGCAGAAATGGCCACACCGCTTAAAGCTTCTTCGCGGTCTGGAACCAGAATTCTGCTTGGGTCGGAAACGGCTTCCAAACCAGCCGATTTCATCTCGTAAATGCCCAGTTCAGGTGTTGAACCGAAACGGTTTTTTACCGCTCGGACAATTCGGTACAAATGGTGTCGGTCGCCTTCAAACTGAAGGACCGTATCCACCATATGTTCCAAGATCTTTGGGCCCGCGATGGAGCCATCCTTTGTAATGTGTCCGACCAGAATTACAGGCGTGTCATTCTCCTTCGCGAAGCGGAGAAACTCACCCGTACATTCTCTGATCTGCGAAACGCTGCCAGGCGTGGAGTCGATCAGTTCGGAATAAATGGTCTGGATGGAATCGACAATGATCACCTCCGGTTCCAGTTTCTTGATCTGTTTGAAGAGTTTGAGTGTAGAGGTTTCGGTGAGAATGTAGCATTCGGAATTTCGGATGCCTATGCGTTCCGCACGCATCTTTATCTGTCCTTCACTTTCTTCGCCAGAGATGTAAAGAATCTTCTTCTTGGGCCAGTTAAGCGCCAGTTGAAGCAGCAAGGTTGATTTTCCGATACCGGGTTCGCCTCCGATCAGCGTTAGCGATCCGGGTACCAATCCGCCTCCAAGTACACGGTCAAATTCTTTGTCAGGTGTTGGGAAACGCGTCTCTGGATTTGCTTCAATTTCGGAGATGGAACGAATCTCGAACTGTTTGCCTGATGCGCCTAATTTTGGTTTTTCTGATGCTGTTGACTTTGCAGAAACCACTTCTTCAACGTAGGTGTTCCACTCATTGCATGAAGGACATTTACCCACCCATTTTGGGGATGATTGTCCGCAATTTTGACAGAAGAATTGGGTTTTGACCTTAGCCATCAGCGATGACTATTTGCCTACGCAGGTCTTGTCGGAATCAGGGCGTGCAAACTCACGGATAACATAACTGCCACCGCTGCCAGCCTGATCGGTCGTTGCCAGACGCATCACCTCCTTGTCAATTTTATCAATGGTCCATTTGCCATTGGAAATTTGCGGAATAACCTTGGAGTCAGAGATGGATTGTACAAAGCCTGAGATCTCCACAACGGCATCAAGAAACTCGGCCGAGGTTTTGTATTGAGCGCGGCCACCCACAACGCCTCCTGAGAATGGGTTGTCTGGATCGAAGATGCGGATGGTCAATTCACCTCCTTCAAAATGCCAAATGTAGATCCGTTTATCCGTCAGGTCATTTATCCAGCAAAGCTGCCAATCTCCTTCCAGTTTACTGATACTTGTGGTGCTGCACGAATCAAGCATCACACAAAGTGAGGCGACTGAGAATAACTGAAGCAATCTTCGTTTCATCGCTGAATTTCGGAATGTAAATATAGCAAGTAGTATTTACTCGTTTGCTTCAAGCGGTTTCGTACCGGAATTAAAAAGCGGCATGAGTAGGAGTGAGAGTACTCCGAGGGTGACGATCATGATGGTCTGAGCCACCCAAATGATCCAACCCATGGCAAATCCCGCTTCATAGTGAATGGCATAAAGGGTTAACGTTTGCGCTACGGCAACGGGGTAAACACCGATACCACCCTGCACCAGCACAATACTGAAACTGGCCATGACAAACGATGCGAGAACCGCAGAAATGCTTGCCGTGCTGGTTTCTGGAAGCGCCAGAAAGGGCGCGTAGTACATGGCGAGGTACATGGCCCAAATGAAAGCGGTATGCGCCAGAAATGCCCACTTCTGCTTCATTTTTAGAATGGAAGTGATTCCTTCGGTCAGTCCGCGAAGGAGATTTCGGACCTTCAATACGATTGGGTTTTGCGAGCGGGTGAGAACGCGCCAACCGATGATTGCTCCCAAAATGGCCAAGAGCCCAAGTCCTCCGAATTTCCAGGCCAGATCCGTTGGAGAGTTTGTGCTCATGAAGTCACTTAGCAACTTTGAAATGGATTCACGTAACTGATTCAGCTGCATGACCACTACCGCAGCAATGATCAGTATGAGAACAACCATGTCTGCCACACGTTCGGCCACCACGGTTCCGAATACCTTTTCGAACGAAAGTTTCTCATATCTCGAAACCATCACGCAACGCCAAACCTCACCGAATCTGGGAAGCACGATATTGGCCACGTACCCGATCATCACCCCGAAAAAATTGTTGATGAATCTGGTCTTGTACCCGAGTGGTTGAAGCGTGTATTTCCAGCGATAAGCGCGGCTCAGGTGGCTCAATATTCCGAAGGAAACACTCAGAATAACCCAGAAATAATCGGCCTGAGCGAAGGAATCCTTGATCTCATGTAATTGCTTGTCTGAAAGCTGTGTGAACTGATACCAGATGACAAAAACCCCGATTCCCAAAGGGAGAACGACCTTAAGTACGCTGATCAGTTTCTCCTTCAAACCAGTGCTTGGTTAAATGAGCGAATTGGTCGCTGTATCTGGAAAAATAAGACTGGGTTTGAAGGATTTTGCTTCTTCAAAATCCATGATCCCGTAGGAAATGATGATGATGATGTCTCCAACGGCCACCCGTCTTGCAGCAGGTCCGTTCAAACACACATTCTTTGAGCCGCGCTCACCTGTTATGATGTACGTTTCAAGACGTTCGCCATTGTTGATGTTGACGATCTGAACCTTCTCTCCCTCGATCATATTGGCCGCTTCCATCAGGTCTGGGTCGAGCGTGATGCTGCCAATGTAATTCAGGTCGGCCTCGGTGACCGTTACCCTATGAATTTTGCTCTTTACTACCTGTACTTGCATGAGGCCGCAAAAGTAATCATTTCACTTCCATGTTATCGATGAGCCGAACACCTTCAACGTACGCTGCAATGCAGGCTCTGATCGAGGTTGTCTCATCATCAGCGCGTTGCAGATCTGTCGAATTCACCAACTCCAGATACTCCAATTCCATTCCTTCTTGAGACAACAATATTTCTCGTCCTCTTGACGCAGCTACACTGACCTCGGAACCTTTGGAAAAGGCTTTTCTGATAGCTTCCAGCGATCTGAAAATGCCCAAGGCGGTCTGTTTACCATGTTCGCTCAATCGCATATTTCTTGAACTCATGGCAAGGCCAGTTTGTTCACGCATGGTCGGGCAGCCAACGATCTCGGTCGCATAACCCAATTTCCTGGTCGTATGTCGAATAATGGCCAACTGCTGAAAATCCTTTTCACCGAAAAAAGCTTTATCAGGCTGGATGATGTCGAAGAAACGGGTGACCACCTGCACCACACCATTGAAATGGCCCGGTCGATTCGGGCCTTCCATCAGCGCGTCCAGTCCGTCCAATTCGTAGTGTGAGGCTTCGTTTGAAGGATAAACCTCATCTACCGAAGGGTAGAAGACCGCATCAACTCCAGCTTCTCTCAGCATTTCGCTGTCAGCCTCAAATGTGCGTGGGTATTTGGCAAGGTCGTTCGGGTCGTTGAACTGGGTGGGATTTACGAAAATGGAGACAATAACCACATCGCAGGTTCGTTTTGCCGTTTCAACCAATGATATGTGGCCTGCATGCAACGCACCCATGGTGGGAACGAACCCGATTGTTCTGTCCGATGCTCGCTGCGCTTGGCAAAAAGCCGACATATCGTTTGCGGTGGTAATGATCTGCATGTGCTGAAAAACGGTTTGCAAAGCTATAAAACCACCTCTTGACAATGTCGGAAAAATTGCGTATACGAAAAGTGCCGACTTTCTGAAACCCGCGCCAGTTCTTGCATTCAGCGCAATTAATTACTAAATTTGCATACTTTTTTCACCCAAAATTTAAACACATGACGCAAAAGGAGAGAGTGTTGTTCGTATCTCAAGAAGTTGTACCATATCTACCAGAGAGTCACATAGGAAAAATAGGAAGACACCTTCCACAGGGAACTCAGGAGAGAGGAAGAGAGATCCGGACATTCATGCCCCGATTCGGCTGCATCAACGAGCGCAGAAATCAACTTCACGAGGTTATCCGCCTTTCAGGGATGAACCTTATCATTGATGACACCGATCATCCTTTGATCATCAAAGTAGCCTCCATCCAGCCTGCCAGAATGCAGGTCTATTTCATTGACAACGAAGAGTATTTCCAACGCAAGTTCTTCCTTAAAGGAAAAGACGGAAAATTCTTCTCTGACAATGACGAGCGCGCCATCTTCTTCTGTCGAGGCGTTATTGAAACCGTAAAGAAATTGGGCTGGGCTCCTGACGTGATTCATTGCCACGGTTGGATGACGGCCTTGCTGCCATTCTTCATCAAGACAGTTTATAAGGACGACCCGATCTTCGAGAATTCTAAGATCGTGTACTCGGTTTACAACGATAAATTCGATGGTTCTTTCGATGCCAAGTTTGCAGAGAAGATCAAGTTCGATACGCTTACGGATGATGATGTTGCTCAGTTCAGCGATGCCAATTACCTTGGTTTGACCCGCGCAGGTATCAAGTATGCCGATGCCGTTATTATGGGCGAAGAGGAATTGACGCCTGAGGCTGCTGCGGCCATTACGGGAGCAGACAAGCCAGTACTCGGTTTCCAAGATGAGGACAGCTACTTGGATGCGTACTCGGAATTCTACACGGAAATTCTTGCCAATGAATCTGTTTTGGCAGATTGATGTTTTTTTAACGTTTTTCGTGCAATAAACACAGAAGCGGAGGGTTTTCCCCTCCGCTTACTTATTTAAAAAGGATGAGATTCAAGGGTTCGGGAGTAGTGTTGTTTCTATTGGCCGT belongs to Flavobacteriales bacterium and includes:
- a CDS encoding pantoate--beta-alanine ligase, which translates into the protein MQIITTANDMSAFCQAQRASDRTIGFVPTMGALHAGHISLVETAKRTCDVVIVSIFVNPTQFNDPNDLAKYPRTFEADSEMLREAGVDAVFYPSVDEVYPSNEASHYELDGLDALMEGPNRPGHFNGVVQVVTRFFDIIQPDKAFFGEKDFQQLAIIRHTTRKLGYATEIVGCPTMREQTGLAMSSRNMRLSEHGKQTALGIFRSLEAIRKAFSKGSEVSVAASRGREILLSQEGMELEYLELVNSTDLQRADDETTSIRACIAAYVEGVRLIDNMEVK
- a CDS encoding MBL fold metallo-hydrolase, with the translated sequence MLSIALTFLKFSPVLLVLLIFSPQFGARIRKKHKKQYARSKHWNGKVFENLTETVMDVNLKTIPGLIRAQFKDRHLRTPEKPIPIISFDEKKWNAKPEKPKFVWYGHSVLLLQLNGKNLLIDPMFGPDASPPAPMKTKRFSENSLDVIDTLPKIDAVLFTHDHYDHIDLKSVRKLMPKVDKWFVGLGIGRHLERWKVPAEQISEFDWWQELEFDGIKIAYTPSRHFSGRGPFDRAQSLWGGWVFISENHRVYWSGDGGYQHHFNEVGEKYGPFDWGFMENGQYNERWHAIHMYPEEAVQAANDAKVNVAVPVHWGGFALALHPWKESIERFTKEAEVKNQTISTPRIGEIVIFGDEPSTNWWEPLK
- a CDS encoding aspartate 1-decarboxylase; its protein translation is MQVQVVKSKIHRVTVTEADLNYIGSITLDPDLMEAANMIEGEKVQIVNINNGERLETYIITGERGSKNVCLNGPAARRVAVGDIIIIISYGIMDFEEAKSFKPSLIFPDTATNSLI
- the radA gene encoding DNA repair protein RadA; this encodes MAKVKTQFFCQNCGQSSPKWVGKCPSCNEWNTYVEEVVSAKSTASEKPKLGASGKQFEIRSISEIEANPETRFPTPDKEFDRVLGGGLVPGSLTLIGGEPGIGKSTLLLQLALNWPKKKILYISGEESEGQIKMRAERIGIRNSECYILTETSTLKLFKQIKKLEPEVIIVDSIQTIYSELIDSTPGSVSQIRECTGEFLRFAKENDTPVILVGHITKDGSIAGPKILEHMVDTVLQFEGDRHHLYRIVRAVKNRFGSTPELGIYEMKSAGLEAVSDPSRILVPDREEALSGVAISATLEGIRPMLIETQALVSSAVYGTPQRSATGFDIRRLNMLLAVLEKRCGFNLGSKDVFLNITGGLKVDDPALDLGVICAILSSNADLPIQPDNCFAAEVGLSGEIRPVNRIEQRIEEAAKMGMKRIFISKRNADANVMKNKQIQVIAVAKVNDVFAQLFG
- a CDS encoding flippase-like domain-containing protein; this translates as MKEKLISVLKVVLPLGIGVFVIWYQFTQLSDKQLHEIKDSFAQADYFWVILSVSFGILSHLSRAYRWKYTLQPLGYKTRFINNFFGVMIGYVANIVLPRFGEVWRCVMVSRYEKLSFEKVFGTVVAERVADMVVLILIIAAVVVMQLNQLRESISKLLSDFMSTNSPTDLAWKFGGLGLLAILGAIIGWRVLTRSQNPIVLKVRNLLRGLTEGITSILKMKQKWAFLAHTAFIWAMYLAMYYAPFLALPETSTASISAVLASFVMASFSIVLVQGGIGVYPVAVAQTLTLYAIHYEAGFAMGWIIWVAQTIMIVTLGVLSLLLMPLFNSGTKPLEANE
- a CDS encoding glycogen synthase, translated to MTQKERVLFVSQEVVPYLPESHIGKIGRHLPQGTQERGREIRTFMPRFGCINERRNQLHEVIRLSGMNLIIDDTDHPLIIKVASIQPARMQVYFIDNEEYFQRKFFLKGKDGKFFSDNDERAIFFCRGVIETVKKLGWAPDVIHCHGWMTALLPFFIKTVYKDDPIFENSKIVYSVYNDKFDGSFDAKFAEKIKFDTLTDDDVAQFSDANYLGLTRAGIKYADAVIMGEEELTPEAAAAITGADKPVLGFQDEDSYLDAYSEFYTEILANESVLAD
- a CDS encoding carbonic anhydrase, which encodes MSVYEDVFKNNQKWIEDKKATDADFFEHLSKGQNPDILYIGCSDSRVTAEDMTGVEPGDMFVHRNVANLVPNNDASSASVIEYAVKHLQVKHVVVCGHYFCGGVKAAMQAADLGILNPWLRNIRDVYRLHKDELNAISDEGERYNRLVELNVEEQCVNVIKTAVVQKAFLTTGYPIVHGWVFDIKTGKLIDLNIDFEKKLKGIQEIYDLGTTSE
- a CDS encoding phosphoribosylglycinamide formyltransferase, translating into MHRIAIFASGTGTNTVRIIEYFKGHSSIEVALVLSNKVDAPVLEKAKDLGVETFAFNRGAFYETNDVVEKLQADKIDYVVLAGFLWKVPDNLLKAFPDRIINIHPALLPKFGGKGMYGINVHRAVKESGEAETGISIHLVNEEYDKGRMLFQARCKVLESDTPESIAAKVHELEYTNFPVEIERFIHTQ